The segment GTGATCGTGCCGGCCCAGGTCAAGGATCTCACCGACCCCGGCGTGCAGGCTCTTGTCCTGGCGCAGCGGGTGAGCGCGGACCCTGACCGGCTGCCCGAGGCCATGGCGGAGCTGCTGCGGGTCCCGCAGGTCGAGTGGCGGCGGCCGGGCGACACCGTGGATGATGGAGCCGAGCTCAACACCACCATGGTGATCTCTGTCAACCCGGACCGCGCCCTGCTGATCCGGCGTCCGGAGTTGCCGTTCACCCCCACCGAGGCCGCCCGTGCCGCCGCCCTGACGGCGACGGCCCGCGAGGCCCGCTACAGCGCCTCCGGTTGATCGGGTGCGGCGGGTGGGGGTCCGGGGTCTACCTGGAAACCTCCTTGGTCCAGCGTTCCAGGCCGCTCGCGTCGATGGGCAGGGCGTCCGAGAGGATCTCGGCGCCGGACGCGGTGACCAGCAGGTCGTCCTCGATCCGTACGCCGATCCCGCGCAGCTCCGGCGGGAGCGTGCGGTCGTGGGCGTGGAAGTAGAGGCCGGGCTCGACGGTGAGCACCATCCCGGCCTCCATGACCGCCCCGTGGTACGCCTCCGGGCGGGACTGGGCGCAGTCGTGCACGTCGAGGCCCAGGTGGTGGCCGATGCCGCAGATCAGGTAGCGGCGGTGGTGCTGGCCCTGGTCCGACAGGGCCTCGTCCACCGAGACCGGCAGCAGCCCCCAGTCGTCCAGGCCGCGCGCGATGACCTCCATGGCCGCGTGGTGGAAGTCGGTGAAGCGGTGGCCGGGGCCGACCTGCGCCATGCCCGCCCGGTGCGCCTTCTCCACCAGGTCGTGCACCTGCCGCTGGGCGGGGGAGAAGGTGCCCGAGGCGGGGAAGGTGCGGGTGACGTCGGCGGTGTAGCCGCTGCGTACCTCCAGACCCATGTCGAGCAGGAGCAGCTCGTCGGGCAGGACGGGACCGTCGCAGCGGACCCAGTGCAGGGTGGGGGCGTGCGGGCCGCTGCCGACGATGGTGGGGTAGCCGGGGCCGTTGCCGTACGCCCTGGCGTACCGGTCGAACGTGCCCTGCAGCCACCGCTCGCCCGCGCCCTCGACGGCCGCCGGGAGCTCGGCCAGCACCGCCGCGAAGCCCTCGACGGTACGGTCCACGGCCTCGCGGAGCTGGCCGATCTCCCACTCGTCCTTGATCATGCGCAGCTCGGCCAGCACGCGCGGGACGTCGTCCTGCGGCTGCGCGGGGTCGGTGAAGTCGCTCAGCGGCCGCACCTCGGCGCCGAGCGCCACCGACCACTCCGCGAGTGACGGGGACGGGCCCACCCACAGCTCCCCGTATGCCGCGTCGGCGAAGAAGCCGATCTCGCCGGGGCGGGCGGGCGGGGGAAGGTACAGGGTGGCGGCGCCGTCCACGATCACGGCCACGGCGTTCTCCACCGCGCAGCCGGTGAGCCAGTAGAAGTCGCTGTCCACGCGGAAGTCGTAGTACGTGTCGTTGTTGCGCACCGGAGCCCGCCCGGCCTGCACGACCACGGTCCTGCCGGGGAGCGCGGCGGCCAGGCGCCGACGGTGCGCGGCGGCGGCCTCGGCCGCGCCGGGCACCAACGTGGGGGTGCGGGCAGGGGTGTCCCAGTCCTGGGCGATGTAGTCCAAGAATGCGGGGATCTCGCTCAGCCTGGGGGGGTTGCCATCACTCACCCGTGACTCCTCCTCCTATGTCGCGTACGAGCCCGGTCAGCCGGGCGAAGACCCGTTCCTCGCCGATGCCGTCGTGCTCGTACTCGTTGGTGACCCAGGCCTGCGTGTTGCCGACCCTGGACGCGGTGTCCAGTTGCAGGCCGGAGTCGACGTACATGTCGTCGAAGTACACGGCCGCCGCCACCGGCACCTCGTTGGCCGCCAGGCGGTCCAGGTCGTACAGCACGGGCCAGTCGGCACGCTCGGAGAGGAGCTCGACGGCGGCGCGGAACGGGCGCAGCGCGCGGATCTCCTCGAACATCCAGGGGTAGATCATCTCGCCGGTGAACAGCAGCGGCCTGGCGTCCTCGGCGAAGGCGGGGTGGCGGGCGCGCTCACGCTGCGCCGCCCAGGCCGTCGCGCCGGGCCCGGAGCCGTAGATGCTCTCCTGCAGCGCGGCGAAGAGCGGGTTGTCGGTGTAGGAGGAGCGGGCCAGCACCTGGTGCAGGAACGTCTCGGGCAGCTCGCCGCCTCTGTCTTGCAGGGATTCGTCGAGGAGCCAGTGCATGCGCTCGTAGCCCGGCTTCATGCCGAAGTCGATCCCCAGCGACTGCAGCCGCCGTACGGTCAGCACGTCGCCGTCGGGCAGCAGGACGTCGCCGTGGGACAGCCGGTCGGCCAGGCGGGCCACGGTCTCCACGTGGTGCGGGTAGCGGCGGTAGAACTCGGCGTTCTTGGCCGCGACCCGCGGATAGGTGCGCCGGTAGACCTCCGTGGCGTCGGGGTCCACGGAAGGCAGGCCGCCCGCCACGTAGCAGGCGCTCAGGCCCTCGGGCGCGTTCGACAGGTACGTCAGCGTCAGGAAGCCGCCGTAGCTCTGCCCGAGCGTCGACCAGCGCCGGCCGCCGAAGACGGTCTTGCGCAGGTGCTCGGCGTCGGCCACGATCGAGTCCGCGCGGAAGCGGGCCAGGTAGTCGGCGCCCTCCTGCGGGTCGAGCGCGCTCATCACCCGCCCGTCGATCCGCGAGCTGCGGCCCGTGCCGCGCTGGTCGAGCAGGATCACCCGGTACGTCTCCAGCGCCTTGCCGAGCCAGCCCGCCGTGCCGACGGGGCGCGGACCCTTGCCGCCGGGCCCGCCCTGCAGGTAGAGCAGGCACGGCAGGTCGTCGCCGTCCCGCACGGGATCCACCAGTTCCCTGGCGAACACCCTGATCGTGGCCTCGGGATCGGACCAGTCGAGCGGTACCTCGACGACATGGTCGCGTACCCGCATCCCGGGGATCGTGTAGGTCGCGGTGATCACACCTTCTCCCTCCTGCGGCGGTCCCACTCCGGGTTGATGCGCGGGATGGCCGCCAGCAGCGTCCGCGTGTACTCGTCCTGCGGGGCGCCGAAGACCTGCTCGGTGTCCCCCAGTTCGACGATCTTCCCCTTGCTCATCACCGCGACCCGCTGGGCGATCTGCCGGACGACGGCCAGGTCGTGGGCGATGAACACGTAGCTGAAGCCGCTCTCGCGCTGCAGCCGCCGCAGCAGTTCGAGCACCTGGGCCTGCACCGACACGTCGAGCGCCGAGACGGCTTCGTCGCAGATCACCAGCTTGGGGTTGACGGCCAGCGCGCGGGCGATGCCGATGCGCTGGGCCTGCCCGCCGGAGAACTGCGCGGGGTAGCGCAGGGAGTGGTCGGGGTTCAGGCCGACGCGCTCCATCAGCTCCTTGGCGTGCGCCCGGCGGCTGCCGTTGGGCGCGATGCCCTGGTAGACCAGGGGCGCCATCAGGATCCGCTCCACCGTGTGACGGGGGTTGAGCGAGGAGAACGGGTCCTGGAAGACGACCTGGACGTTGGCGCGGAAGCGGGCCAGGTCGGCCCCCTTGGCGTGGGTGATGTCCTCGCCGTCGAACTCCAGCGTGCCCTCGCTCGGGTCCATCAGCTTGGCGATCATGCGGGCGGTCGTCGACTTGCCGCTGCCGGACTCGCCGACCACCGCGAGCGTCTCGCCGAGCCGTACCTCGAAGCTGACCTGGTCGACCGCCGTGAACTCGGCCTTCGCGCCCAGCGGCCCGCGCGAGACGAACCGCTTGGTCAGATCACGGGCGCGCAGCAGCGTCATGCCTTCACCTCATCGTCGATGCGCGGGATGCTCTCCAGCAGCATCCTGGTGTAGTCGTGGGCCGGCTCGGCGAACACCTGCTCGGCCGTGCCGTACTCGACCTGCTCGCCCTGGCGCATCACCAGCACGCGGGTGGCGATCGAGCTGATCACGGCCAGGTCGTGCGTGATGAACACCATGCCCATGCCGCGCTCCTCGCGCAGGCGGGCCAGCAGCTTCAGGATCTGCGCCTGCACGGTCACGTCCAGCGCCGTGGTCGGCTCGTCGGCGATCAGCAGCTCGGGGGAGCACACCAGGGCCATGGCGATCATGATGCGCTGCCGCTGCCCGCCGGAGAACTGGTGCGGGTAGTAATCCACCCGCTGCTCCGCGTCCGGCAGGCCCACCTGGTCGAGCGCGTCGATCGTGACCTTCCTGGCCGCGCCGCGGGAGCCGCCGCGGTGCGCGCGGTACATCTCCTCGATCTGCAGGCCGACCGTGTAGTACGGGTTGAGAGACGACAGCGGGTCCTGGAAGATCATCGACATCCGTTCGCCGCGCAGCCGCCGCAGGTCACGGTCGGGGCGGCCGAGCAGCTCGATGCCGTCCAGGCGGATGCTCCCGCTGGTCCTGGCGCCCTTGGGCAGCAGCCCCATGACCGCCAGGCTCGTCATCGACTTGCCGGAGCCCGACTCGCCGACGATCCCGACCGTCTCGTCCTGGCCGACCGTGAAGGACACGCCTTTGACCACGTCCACCGGGCCGCGCGTGGTCGGGAAGGTGACGGTGAGGTCCTCCACGACAAGCAGTTCGCTCATTTCCCCGCGATCCTCACTCTCGGGTCCAGCCTCGCGTAGACGATGTCCACCACGAGGTTGCCGACCACCACGAAGAAGGCCGCCAGCAGGGTCACCGCCATGATCACTGGCTGGTCGTTCTTGTAGATCGAGTCGGCGGCCATCTTGCCGACCCCGTTCAACCCGAACACCGTCTCGGTGATCAGCGCGCCGCCCAGCAGCGCGGCGAAGTCCATGCCGAAGATCGTGGCGATCGGCGTCAGCGCCGGGCGCAGGGCGTGCCTGCGCAGAGTCAGGGCCGGGCTCAGCCCCTTGGACCTGGCCGTGCGCATGAAGTTCTCGGCGAGGGTGTCGATCACGTTCGCCCTGGTCAGCCGGGCGTACAGGCAGGCGTAGACGGTGGCCAGCACGACCCACGGCATCAGGTACGACTCGAACCAGAGCACCGGATCGTCGCCGAATGCCACCGCCTGCGGGAACGGCAGCACCTGCAGCTGCACCACCAGCACGTACTGCAGCGCCAGCGCCAGCACGTAGTTGGGGATGCTGGAGCCGCCCAGCGCCAGCCCCATGGCGGCGCGATCCCACCAGGTGCCCTCCTTGACGGCGCTGACCAGGCCCGCGGTGACGCCGATGAGCAGCCACAGCACCGCGGCACCGATCGCGACCGTGGCGCTGACCGGCAGCCGGTCGACCACCATGTCCCATACGGACTGGCCGGTCTGGAAGCTGTAGCCCAGGCAGGGGGCGCCGCAGTGCACCAGGTTCGCGCCCTCGCCGTAGTCGCGCCCGGCGAAGATCCCGATGAGGAAGTCGAAGAACTGCGTCAGGAGCGGCTTGTCCAGCCCCAGCACGGTGTGGATCTGGTCGATGCGCTCCTGCGTGCACGTCTTCCCGCAGATCATCACGGCCGGGTCGGGCTGGAGCGTGAAGAAGATGATGAACGTGAACAGGCACACCATGAAGAGGATCAGCACCACCCAGGCGAGCCGTCCGGCCAAGTAACGCGCCATCAGGAGGCCTCCCCGGCGTCGAGCGTGGCCCGCAGCCGGTCGCCGAGGACCGTCAGCGACAGCACGGTGAGGAACAGGAATGCGCCGGGGATCGCGAAGTACATCGGATCGACGGCGTACCAGCCGACCGAGCTGAAGATCATCTGCCCCCACGACGGCGTCGGCGGCGTCACGCCGACGCCCAGGAACGACAGTCCGGCCTCGGTGCCGACGTAGCCGGGCACGGCCAGGGTGGTCATCACGATCAGCGAGCTGCGCAGGTTGGGCAGGATCTCCTTGAACACCAGCGCGCCCGTGGAGGCGCCCGACGCGCGGGCGGCCTCCACGAACTCCCTGTTCACCAGCGTCAGCGTCTGCCCGCGCACCACCCGCGCCAGGTACGGCCAGCCGAAGAAGCTGATCACCAGGACCAGCAGCACTGGCCGGTTGCCCTGCGGAAGCGAGGACAGGATCGCGATCATGAAGATGAGCGCGGGGAAGGCCATGAGGAAGTCCATGAGCCGGCAGATCGCCTGGTCCACCCAGCCCTGGTAGAACCCGGCCAGCATGCCCAGCACCACGCCCAGCAGGGTCGTCAGCGCCGTGGCGGAGACCGCGATCAGCAGTGAGACGCGCGCGCCGTAGGCGATGCGCGCCAGGATGTCGCGGCCGTTCTGCGGCTCGACACCCAGCAGGTGGTCGGCGCTGATGCCGCCGAGCGACCCGCGCGGCACACCGCCCAGGTCGGTGTTGACGGCGGCGGTGTCGAAGTCGTTCGGCCCGTGACCGGTGATCGCGCTGATCAGCGGCGCGCAGATCGCCATCAGCACGATCAGCGTGAGGAACGCGGTGCTCAGCACCGCGCCCCGATCACGCAGCAGCGCGCCCGCGACCCGTCGGCCCGACGTGGCAGGGGAAAGAGCTGCGACGGTCATCTACTTCGTCGGCTTCGCCAGTCCGACGGAGATCAGGTCGATGCCGCCGGAGAACGAGTTGGACTGGTAGGCGCCCGCGATGTTCGAGCCGGCGAGGAGGATGAGCTTCTCGTACGCCAGCGGCACCACCGGCGCCAGCTTCATGATCTCCTTGTCCAGCTCGCCGTAGGCCGCGTTGGCCTGGTTGACGTCCGTCATCGCGGCGATCTCGTCGATCCGCTGGTTGATCCCCTTGTCGTTGATCTGCGCCAGGTTCGAGTTGCCCTTGGGCGTGATGTTGCGGCCGTCGAACAGCGGCG is part of the Nonomuraea helvata genome and harbors:
- a CDS encoding ABC transporter permease, with translation MTVAALSPATSGRRVAGALLRDRGAVLSTAFLTLIVLMAICAPLISAITGHGPNDFDTAAVNTDLGGVPRGSLGGISADHLLGVEPQNGRDILARIAYGARVSLLIAVSATALTTLLGVVLGMLAGFYQGWVDQAICRLMDFLMAFPALIFMIAILSSLPQGNRPVLLVLVISFFGWPYLARVVRGQTLTLVNREFVEAARASGASTGALVFKEILPNLRSSLIVMTTLAVPGYVGTEAGLSFLGVGVTPPTPSWGQMIFSSVGWYAVDPMYFAIPGAFLFLTVLSLTVLGDRLRATLDAGEAS
- a CDS encoding alpha/beta fold hydrolase, translated to MITATYTIPGMRVRDHVVEVPLDWSDPEATIRVFARELVDPVRDGDDLPCLLYLQGGPGGKGPRPVGTAGWLGKALETYRVILLDQRGTGRSSRIDGRVMSALDPQEGADYLARFRADSIVADAEHLRKTVFGGRRWSTLGQSYGGFLTLTYLSNAPEGLSACYVAGGLPSVDPDATEVYRRTYPRVAAKNAEFYRRYPHHVETVARLADRLSHGDVLLPDGDVLTVRRLQSLGIDFGMKPGYERMHWLLDESLQDRGGELPETFLHQVLARSSYTDNPLFAALQESIYGSGPGATAWAAQRERARHPAFAEDARPLLFTGEMIYPWMFEEIRALRPFRAAVELLSERADWPVLYDLDRLAANEVPVAAAVYFDDMYVDSGLQLDTASRVGNTQAWVTNEYEHDGIGEERVFARLTGLVRDIGGGVTGE
- a CDS encoding ABC transporter ATP-binding protein — its product is MSELLVVEDLTVTFPTTRGPVDVVKGVSFTVGQDETVGIVGESGSGKSMTSLAVMGLLPKGARTSGSIRLDGIELLGRPDRDLRRLRGERMSMIFQDPLSSLNPYYTVGLQIEEMYRAHRGGSRGAARKVTIDALDQVGLPDAEQRVDYYPHQFSGGQRQRIMIAMALVCSPELLIADEPTTALDVTVQAQILKLLARLREERGMGMVFITHDLAVISSIATRVLVMRQGEQVEYGTAEQVFAEPAHDYTRMLLESIPRIDDEVKA
- a CDS encoding ABC transporter permease translates to MARYLAGRLAWVVLILFMVCLFTFIIFFTLQPDPAVMICGKTCTQERIDQIHTVLGLDKPLLTQFFDFLIGIFAGRDYGEGANLVHCGAPCLGYSFQTGQSVWDMVVDRLPVSATVAIGAAVLWLLIGVTAGLVSAVKEGTWWDRAAMGLALGGSSIPNYVLALALQYVLVVQLQVLPFPQAVAFGDDPVLWFESYLMPWVVLATVYACLYARLTRANVIDTLAENFMRTARSKGLSPALTLRRHALRPALTPIATIFGMDFAALLGGALITETVFGLNGVGKMAADSIYKNDQPVIMAVTLLAAFFVVVGNLVVDIVYARLDPRVRIAGK
- a CDS encoding aminopeptidase P family protein, which encodes MSDGNPPRLSEIPAFLDYIAQDWDTPARTPTLVPGAAEAAAAHRRRLAAALPGRTVVVQAGRAPVRNNDTYYDFRVDSDFYWLTGCAVENAVAVIVDGAATLYLPPPARPGEIGFFADAAYGELWVGPSPSLAEWSVALGAEVRPLSDFTDPAQPQDDVPRVLAELRMIKDEWEIGQLREAVDRTVEGFAAVLAELPAAVEGAGERWLQGTFDRYARAYGNGPGYPTIVGSGPHAPTLHWVRCDGPVLPDELLLLDMGLEVRSGYTADVTRTFPASGTFSPAQRQVHDLVEKAHRAGMAQVGPGHRFTDFHHAAMEVIARGLDDWGLLPVSVDEALSDQGQHHRRYLICGIGHHLGLDVHDCAQSRPEAYHGAVMEAGMVLTVEPGLYFHAHDRTLPPELRGIGVRIEDDLLVTASGAEILSDALPIDASGLERWTKEVSR
- a CDS encoding ATP-binding cassette domain-containing protein — its product is MTLLRARDLTKRFVSRGPLGAKAEFTAVDQVSFEVRLGETLAVVGESGSGKSTTARMIAKLMDPSEGTLEFDGEDITHAKGADLARFRANVQVVFQDPFSSLNPRHTVERILMAPLVYQGIAPNGSRRAHAKELMERVGLNPDHSLRYPAQFSGGQAQRIGIARALAVNPKLVICDEAVSALDVSVQAQVLELLRRLQRESGFSYVFIAHDLAVVRQIAQRVAVMSKGKIVELGDTEQVFGAPQDEYTRTLLAAIPRINPEWDRRRREKV